Proteins encoded in a region of the Streptomyces sp. NBC_01298 genome:
- a CDS encoding TetR/AcrR family transcriptional regulator, giving the protein MTPEPPAATAPPAARRAPAGAAVLREDVTEAIRTAVVEELATVGFARMSIEGIARRAGVGKTAVYRRWKSKLHLVLDLVGAFATDGLPVPSTGSLYGDVRALLEVMSHVLRHPVASAVIPDLLVEAARNPEIADAVRGALLEGQRRMAEGIISEAVSRGELPVGVDAGRALDLAIGPLYWRQVVVRDAVSRGYLDDLARSVVAGLTAGPAA; this is encoded by the coding sequence ATGACGCCTGAGCCCCCTGCCGCCACCGCTCCCCCCGCCGCCCGCAGAGCCCCCGCGGGGGCCGCCGTCCTCCGTGAGGACGTGACCGAGGCGATCCGGACGGCAGTCGTCGAGGAGCTGGCGACGGTCGGGTTCGCGCGGATGTCGATCGAGGGCATCGCGCGGCGGGCGGGCGTCGGGAAGACGGCCGTGTATCGCCGGTGGAAGTCGAAGCTGCACCTGGTGCTCGACCTGGTGGGCGCCTTCGCCACGGACGGCCTGCCGGTGCCGTCGACGGGGTCCCTCTACGGGGACGTACGGGCGCTGCTGGAGGTGATGTCACACGTGCTGCGGCATCCGGTGGCCTCGGCGGTGATCCCCGACCTGCTGGTGGAGGCGGCGCGGAACCCGGAGATCGCCGACGCGGTACGGGGCGCGCTGCTGGAGGGGCAGCGGCGGATGGCGGAGGGGATCATCTCCGAGGCGGTCTCGCGGGGCGAGCTGCCCGTGGGGGTGGATGCGGGGCGGGCGCTGGATCTGGCGATCGGGCCGCTGTACTGGCGGCAGGTGGTGGTGCGGGACGCGGTGTCGCGGGGCTACCTGGACGACCTCGCGCGGTCCGTCGTGGCCGGGCTCACGGCCGGGCCGGCCGCCTGA
- a CDS encoding bifunctional glycosyltransferase/CDP-glycerol:glycerophosphate glycerophosphotransferase, with amino-acid sequence MPRFSVIVPAYKVQAYLQESLDSVLTQSYPDLELIVVDDASPDACGSIIDDCAARDPRVTAVHLAHNLGLGPARNAGLSRATGDYVLFLDGDDTLAPGALQAVTDRLKATGSPDVLVYDYARTYWTGELVRNSQSHRLSEEGPASFRLADRPALLGMLMVVWNKAYRREYVEREGLSFPPGFYEDTPWTYPALLAAESVAVLDRVCVHYRQRRTGSILTTSTRRHLDVFDQYDRVFGYLATRPELERWRPAVHRRMAEHFCALYADPRRLPRAARAEFFARASALLRRYRVPGPRPLSLSRTDRTRHLLMRLGTRRAYRVLSVLRSASLAAGRAGITLGRGLGETALRLHYRAQRLLPLRPELAVFSAYWHGGYACNPAAIEAKLRELAPRMRTAWICDPAHASTVPRGTTPLRPGSAAYWTALARATYLVTNVNFDRTLVKRPGQILLQTQHGTPLKRVGLDLQDRPAATPTTDFAGLLRGADQWDYLLSSNRHSTLVWEKAVPSSYTTLEYGYPRNDVFHRATQAEVLELRERLGIPPGSTAILYAPTHRDYRRSRPAQPDFDRILRDLGPRYTILTRTHLTYAGSPSPDPHPRLLDVSSHPSVEELCLASDALVTDYSSLMFDYASLDRPIVIHADDWEAYEASRGTYFDLRAFPPGAIARTEDELVDIFATGHWQGSRSAQLRASFRTRFCTHDDGQAAERVVRRVFLSQPTAPITPLEDRRPTPAAPSATPEPTLAHLTTGRWP; translated from the coding sequence GTGCCCCGGTTCAGCGTCATCGTGCCCGCGTACAAGGTCCAGGCGTACCTCCAGGAGAGTCTGGACTCGGTCCTGACCCAGTCGTACCCGGATCTCGAACTGATCGTGGTCGACGACGCCTCCCCGGACGCCTGCGGTTCGATCATCGACGACTGCGCGGCCCGGGACCCCCGGGTCACCGCCGTGCACCTGGCGCACAACCTCGGCCTGGGACCGGCCCGCAACGCGGGCCTGTCCCGGGCCACCGGCGACTACGTCCTCTTCCTCGACGGCGACGACACCCTGGCCCCCGGCGCCCTCCAGGCCGTCACCGACCGGCTGAAGGCCACCGGCTCCCCGGACGTGCTCGTCTACGACTACGCGCGCACCTACTGGACCGGCGAGCTGGTCCGCAACAGCCAGTCCCACCGCCTCTCCGAGGAGGGCCCGGCCAGCTTCCGCCTCGCCGACCGCCCCGCCCTCCTCGGCATGCTGATGGTCGTGTGGAACAAGGCCTACCGCCGCGAGTACGTGGAGCGCGAGGGCCTCTCCTTCCCGCCCGGCTTCTACGAGGACACCCCCTGGACCTATCCGGCGCTGCTGGCGGCGGAGTCGGTCGCCGTCCTCGACCGGGTCTGCGTGCACTACCGCCAGCGCCGCACGGGCTCGATCCTGACCACGTCCACCCGACGCCACCTGGACGTCTTCGACCAGTACGACCGCGTCTTCGGTTACCTCGCCACCCGCCCCGAGCTGGAGCGCTGGCGGCCCGCCGTGCACCGGCGGATGGCCGAGCACTTCTGCGCCCTGTACGCGGACCCGCGCCGGCTCCCGCGCGCCGCCCGGGCCGAGTTCTTCGCCCGGGCCTCGGCCCTGCTGCGCCGCTACCGGGTGCCGGGCCCCCGGCCGCTGTCCCTGAGCCGGACGGACCGCACCCGCCACCTCCTGATGCGGCTGGGCACCCGGCGCGCGTACCGCGTCCTGTCCGTGCTCCGCTCGGCCTCGCTCGCGGCGGGCCGCGCCGGGATCACCCTGGGCCGGGGCCTCGGCGAAACCGCCCTGCGCCTGCACTACCGCGCCCAGCGCCTGCTCCCGCTCCGGCCGGAGCTGGCGGTCTTCTCCGCGTACTGGCACGGGGGTTACGCCTGCAACCCGGCGGCGATCGAGGCCAAGCTGCGCGAACTCGCCCCGCGCATGCGGACGGCGTGGATCTGCGACCCGGCGCACGCCTCGACCGTGCCCCGCGGCACCACTCCGCTCCGCCCGGGCTCGGCTGCGTACTGGACGGCCCTGGCCCGCGCCACGTACCTCGTCACGAACGTCAACTTCGACCGCACCCTCGTCAAGCGCCCGGGCCAGATCCTCCTCCAGACCCAGCACGGCACCCCGCTCAAGCGCGTCGGCCTCGACCTCCAGGACCGCCCGGCGGCCACCCCCACGACGGACTTCGCGGGGCTGCTGCGCGGCGCGGACCAGTGGGACTACCTGCTCTCCTCCAACCGCCACTCCACCCTGGTCTGGGAGAAGGCGGTCCCGTCCTCCTACACGACGCTCGAGTACGGCTACCCCCGCAACGACGTGTTCCACCGGGCCACCCAGGCGGAGGTCCTGGAGCTGCGCGAACGCCTCGGCATCCCGCCGGGCTCCACGGCGATCCTGTACGCGCCGACCCACCGCGACTACCGCCGCAGCCGCCCCGCGCAGCCGGACTTCGACCGCATCCTGCGCGACCTGGGCCCGCGCTACACGATCCTGACCCGCACCCACCTCACGTACGCGGGCTCACCCTCCCCCGATCCCCACCCGCGCCTCCTCGACGTCTCCTCGCACCCCTCCGTCGAGGAACTCTGCCTGGCCTCGGACGCGTTGGTGACGGACTACTCGTCCCTGATGTTCGACTACGCGTCCCTGGACCGCCCGATCGTCATCCACGCGGACGACTGGGAGGCGTACGAGGCCTCCCGCGGCACGTACTTCGACCTGCGGGCCTTCCCCCCGGGAGCGATCGCCCGCACGGAGGACGAGCTGGTGGACATCTTCGCGACCGGCCACTGGCAGGGCTCCCGCTCGGCGCAGCTCCGCGCGTCCTTCCGGACCCGGTTCTGCACGCACGACGACGGCCAGGCGGCGGAACGCGTGGTCCGCCGCGTCTTCCTGAGCCAGCCGACCGCCCCCATCACCCCCCTGGAAGACCGCCGCCCCACCCCCGCAGCCCCCTCCGCCACCCCGGAACCCACCCTGGCCCACCTGACCACGGGCCGCTGGCCGTAG
- a CDS encoding carbohydrate ABC transporter permease, translated as MSTPPRTPPRMPSRTPPPTSAATARSLAARAAGGALRVFLVLAGLFWLLPTLGLLVSSFLSPTALNDGGWWRALTAPSRLTAGNYERLLANETVTGSLIDTAAIAIPATLLVLALGSFAGYAFAWLEFPGRDWLFLLVVALLVVPVQVALIPVSELFGSIGLFETTAGVVLFHTAFGLPFAVFLLRNFFAEIPRELLEAARLDGAGELRLFARVVLPLGGPAIASLGIFQFLWVWNDMLVALVFADSAHPPVTVALQQQVRQFGNNIDVLAPGAFLSMVVPLVVFFAFQRQFVSGVMAGAIK; from the coding sequence ATGAGCACACCGCCGCGCACGCCGCCCCGTATGCCGTCCCGTACGCCGCCCCCGACCTCAGCGGCCACCGCGCGGTCCCTGGCCGCCCGGGCGGCCGGCGGGGCGCTGCGCGTCTTCCTGGTCCTCGCGGGCCTGTTCTGGCTGCTGCCCACGCTCGGACTGCTGGTCTCCTCCTTCCTCTCGCCCACCGCGCTGAACGACGGCGGCTGGTGGCGGGCGCTGACGGCGCCCTCCCGGCTGACGGCCGGCAACTACGAGCGGCTGCTGGCCAACGAGACCGTCACGGGCTCGCTCATCGACACGGCGGCCATCGCGATCCCGGCGACCCTGCTCGTCCTGGCGCTGGGCTCGTTCGCCGGATACGCCTTCGCCTGGCTGGAGTTCCCCGGCCGCGACTGGCTGTTCCTGCTCGTGGTCGCGCTGCTCGTCGTGCCCGTCCAGGTGGCGCTGATCCCGGTCTCCGAACTCTTCGGCTCCATCGGCCTGTTCGAGACCACGGCGGGGGTGGTCCTCTTCCACACCGCCTTCGGGCTGCCGTTCGCCGTGTTCCTGCTGCGCAACTTCTTCGCGGAGATCCCGCGCGAGCTGCTGGAGGCGGCCCGGCTCGACGGGGCGGGCGAACTGCGGCTGTTCGCCCGGGTGGTGCTGCCGCTGGGCGGTCCGGCGATCGCCTCGCTCGGCATCTTCCAGTTCCTGTGGGTGTGGAACGACATGCTGGTCGCCCTGGTCTTCGCGGACTCGGCGCACCCGCCGGTCACGGTCGCGCTCCAGCAGCAGGTACGGCAGTTCGGGAACAACATCGACGTGCTGGCGCCCGGCGCCTTCCTGTCGATGGTGGTGCCGCTCGTCGTCTTCTTCGCCTTCCAGCGGCAGTTCGTCTCGGGGGTGATGGCGGGAGCGATCAAGTAG
- a CDS encoding carbohydrate ABC transporter permease, with translation MTPAASPTGSSASPTGSPATTPVAPAAATGHGSPKNRETRRRRLTAAAFLLPSLVLLGALVVHPIGYSLYRSFFDRSGEEFVGAGNYGEILRDDTIRTALGNTALWVVLAPVSATALGLLFAVLTERVRWGTAFKLIVFMPMAISMLAAGIIFRLVYDADPDRGVANAVWVGVHDTFAESSAFPKARPGRDSPLAPADGGAYVTRDPVRAGVPAPLPLVGIAPEALPPGTRTARPAATEPGKVTGTAWQDFTRGGGGTTNTVDPTESALSGLRVEAVKDGRVVDSARTRADGTFTLSAAADGALLRLPASNFREAYAGVEWLGPTLVTPAVIGAYVWMWAGFAMVLIGAGLAAVPRELLEAARVDGASEWQVLRRITVPLLAPVLAVVLVTLVINVMKVFDLVFVIAPGAVQDDANVLALQLYRTSFGTDADQGLGSAIAVLLLVLVAPVMAYNIRRMRREARR, from the coding sequence GTGACCCCGGCAGCCTCCCCCACGGGATCGTCCGCCTCTCCGACGGGATCGCCCGCGACCACCCCGGTGGCGCCGGCGGCCGCCACCGGCCACGGCTCCCCCAAGAACAGGGAGACCCGGCGCCGCCGGCTGACGGCCGCGGCGTTCCTCCTCCCCTCCCTCGTCCTGCTCGGCGCGCTCGTCGTGCACCCCATCGGGTACTCGCTGTACCGCAGCTTCTTCGACCGCTCCGGCGAGGAGTTCGTGGGCGCCGGGAACTACGGGGAGATCCTGCGCGACGACACGATCCGCACCGCGCTGGGCAATACGGCGCTCTGGGTGGTGCTGGCCCCGGTCAGCGCCACCGCGCTCGGTCTGCTCTTCGCCGTGCTGACCGAACGGGTGCGCTGGGGAACGGCGTTCAAGCTGATCGTCTTCATGCCGATGGCCATTTCGATGCTCGCGGCGGGCATCATCTTCCGGCTCGTCTACGACGCCGACCCCGACCGGGGCGTCGCCAACGCCGTCTGGGTCGGCGTCCACGACACCTTCGCCGAGTCCTCCGCCTTCCCCAAGGCCCGCCCCGGCCGGGATTCGCCGCTGGCCCCGGCCGACGGGGGCGCGTACGTGACCCGCGATCCGGTACGGGCGGGCGTGCCCGCGCCGCTCCCGCTGGTCGGCATCGCCCCCGAAGCCCTTCCCCCGGGGACGCGGACGGCGCGGCCGGCCGCCACGGAGCCCGGGAAGGTCACCGGCACCGCCTGGCAGGACTTCACCCGGGGCGGGGGCGGTACGACGAACACCGTCGACCCCACCGAGTCCGCCCTGTCGGGGCTGCGCGTCGAGGCGGTCAAGGACGGCCGGGTGGTCGACTCGGCGCGGACCCGGGCCGACGGCACCTTCACCCTGTCCGCCGCCGCGGACGGCGCGCTGCTGCGGCTGCCCGCCTCGAACTTCCGGGAGGCGTACGCGGGCGTCGAATGGCTCGGCCCGACCCTGGTGACCCCGGCGGTGATCGGGGCCTACGTGTGGATGTGGGCCGGGTTCGCGATGGTGCTGATCGGGGCCGGGCTGGCCGCCGTACCGCGCGAGCTGCTGGAGGCGGCGCGGGTGGACGGGGCGAGCGAGTGGCAGGTGCTGCGGCGGATCACGGTGCCGCTGCTGGCGCCCGTCCTGGCCGTCGTGCTGGTGACCCTCGTCATCAACGTCATGAAGGTCTTCGACCTGGTCTTCGTGATCGCGCCGGGCGCGGTGCAGGACGACGCGAACGTCCTGGCGCTCCAGTTGTACCGGACCTCCTTCGGCACGGACGCCGATCAGGGGCTGGGCAGCGCCATCGCGGTGCTGCTGCTGGTGCTGGTGGCTCCCGTCATGGCCTACAACATCCGCCGGATGCGCCGGGAGGCCCGCCGATGA
- a CDS encoding ABC transporter substrate-binding protein has product MRKQGTSRTTSLRTRSLRTRSLRTRSLRTHHTWAALAVAGALALSACGGDGKDPAKGPDGPDISGGPSVALPRLDGEKLEVAAVWTGAEQANFVKVLKEFERRTGATVTFVPAQDPIVTFLGSKIAGGAPPDVALLPQVGALASAVKNKWAQPVGPEAKAQLDQNYSPGWKTLGAVDGTQYGVYYKAANKSLIWYNAKAFEAAGVTPPKTWKELLTAADTLSASGTPAVSVAGADGWTLTDWFENVYLSQAGPEKYDQLAKHEIKWTDASVKQALTSLAELFGRKDFLAGGQSGALATEFPKSVTQTFTGGDRPGAAMVFEGDFVAVNIAQTDAKVGTDALVFPFPAVGAKAPVVSGGDVAVALKDSKGAQALLTFLASVDSARIHAREGGFLSPNKALEPAAYPNDIQRGIAEALIAAGDNFRFDMSDQAPSAFGGTPGAGEWKALQDFLANPADVAGTQARLEADAAKAYGN; this is encoded by the coding sequence ATGCGCAAGCAGGGAACGAGCCGCACGACATCTCTCCGTACGCGATCGCTCCGTACGCGATCTCTTCGTACGCGATCTCTTCGTACGCATCACACGTGGGCCGCTCTGGCCGTGGCCGGCGCGCTCGCGCTCAGCGCGTGCGGCGGCGACGGCAAGGATCCGGCGAAGGGCCCGGACGGCCCCGACATCTCGGGCGGGCCGTCCGTCGCGTTACCCCGGCTCGACGGGGAGAAGCTGGAGGTCGCCGCCGTCTGGACGGGGGCGGAGCAGGCGAACTTCGTCAAGGTGCTGAAGGAGTTCGAGCGGCGGACGGGCGCCACCGTCACCTTCGTCCCCGCGCAGGACCCGATCGTCACCTTCCTCGGCTCGAAGATCGCGGGCGGCGCCCCGCCGGACGTGGCGCTGCTCCCGCAGGTCGGGGCGCTGGCCTCGGCGGTGAAGAACAAGTGGGCGCAGCCGGTCGGCCCCGAGGCGAAGGCCCAGCTCGACCAGAACTACTCGCCCGGCTGGAAGACGCTGGGCGCGGTCGACGGCACCCAGTACGGCGTCTACTACAAGGCCGCCAACAAATCGCTGATCTGGTACAACGCGAAGGCCTTCGAGGCGGCGGGCGTGACGCCCCCGAAGACCTGGAAGGAACTGCTCACCGCGGCCGACACCCTGTCCGCGTCCGGCACCCCGGCGGTGTCGGTGGCCGGGGCCGACGGCTGGACCCTGACCGACTGGTTCGAGAACGTCTACCTCTCGCAGGCGGGCCCGGAGAAGTACGACCAGTTGGCGAAGCACGAGATCAAGTGGACGGACGCGAGCGTCAAGCAGGCGCTGACCTCCCTCGCCGAGCTGTTCGGCCGCAAGGACTTCCTGGCGGGCGGCCAGAGCGGGGCGCTGGCGACCGAGTTCCCGAAGTCGGTGACGCAGACCTTCACCGGCGGGGACCGGCCGGGCGCCGCGATGGTCTTCGAGGGCGACTTCGTGGCGGTCAACATCGCCCAGACGGACGCGAAGGTGGGCACGGACGCCCTGGTCTTCCCCTTCCCGGCGGTCGGCGCCAAGGCTCCGGTGGTCTCGGGCGGGGACGTGGCGGTGGCGCTGAAGGACTCGAAGGGCGCGCAGGCGCTGCTGACGTTCCTGGCCTCGGTGGACTCGGCGCGGATCCATGCCCGTGAGGGCGGCTTCCTCTCCCCGAACAAGGCGCTCGAACCGGCCGCGTACCCGAACGACATCCAGCGCGGCATCGCCGAGGCCCTGATCGCGGCGGGCGACAACTTCCGCTTCGACATGTCGGACCAGGCCCCGTCGGCCTTCGGCGGCACCCCGGGCGCGGGCGAGTGGAAGGCGCTCCAGGACTTCCTGGCGAACCCGGCCGACGTGGCGGGGACCCAGGCGAGGCTGGAGGCGGACGCGGCCAAGGCCTACGGGAACTGA